A genome region from Streptomyces pratensis includes the following:
- a CDS encoding helix-turn-helix domain-containing protein, with amino-acid sequence MDAAQQEATARARELQRSWYGEPLGALFRRLIDDLGLNQARLAAVLGLSAPMLSQLMSGQRAKIGNPAVVQRVQALQELASQVADGSVSAGEATDRMEEIKKSQGGSVLTSTGQTSTTGGAPTVRRVVREIQSLLRSVAAAGDIIDAADSLAPAHPELAEFLRVYGAGRTAEAVAHYEGHQS; translated from the coding sequence ATGGACGCAGCGCAGCAAGAGGCCACGGCTAGAGCCCGGGAGCTCCAGCGCAGCTGGTACGGAGAGCCGCTGGGGGCGCTCTTCCGCAGGCTGATCGACGACCTGGGCCTCAACCAGGCACGCCTCGCGGCCGTGCTCGGGCTGTCCGCCCCGATGCTGTCCCAGCTGATGAGCGGGCAGCGGGCCAAGATCGGCAATCCCGCGGTCGTCCAGCGGGTCCAGGCACTTCAGGAGCTCGCCAGCCAGGTGGCGGACGGCAGCGTCAGCGCGGGAGAGGCCACCGACCGGATGGAAGAGATCAAGAAGTCTCAGGGAGGCTCGGTTCTGACCAGCACCGGCCAGACCTCCACCACCGGTGGCGCACCCACCGTGCGGCGTGTGGTCCGCGAGATCCAGTCGCTGCTTCGGTCGGTCGCGGCGGCCGGCGACATCATCGATGCGGCCGACTCCCTCGCCCCGGCCCACCCCGAACTGGCAGAGTTCCTCAGGGTGTACGGAGCGGGGCGCACCGCGGAGGCGGTCGCGCACTACGAAGGCCACCAGAGCTAG
- a CDS encoding serine/threonine protein kinase, producing MGEVFAGRYELIDPIGRGGVGAVWRAWDHRRRRYVAAKVLQQSDAHTLLRFVREQALRIEHPHVLAPASWAADDDKVLFTMDLVSGGSLAHVIGDYGPLPPRFVCLLLDQLLSGLSTVHAEGVVHRDIKPANILMEATGTGRPHLRLSDFGISMRKGEPRLTETNYVVGTPGYFAPEQMMGAEPDFPADLFAVGLVALYLLQGKKPDSKALIEYFAAHGTPGAPQGVPEPLWQVLAGLLQPDPHARFRTATGARKALTAAVEMLPDAGPDDDPVEVFDQIGPLPAGFGPDGPERPGHSGAPGTPAEGPQKPAQAVGSTAPAPQPSHEPYAPQNLGQRPYASPQDAPARQPYTPPQNASGQQPYTPPQNASGQPPYVPPPSMSETGSFHLAPPPQNPPLPHQAQPRTPSTPLPAPMASPYAADAASGPAGAATAAVPYGTPPTRAYTAQHPSTPGNAAVPAPRPSSARRPGPPPKVAVPVLVVALICFAVGIWALTQIPAA from the coding sequence ATGGGTGAGGTCTTCGCTGGTCGGTACGAGCTGATCGATCCGATCGGACGTGGAGGGGTCGGCGCCGTCTGGCGCGCGTGGGACCACCGGCGCCGCCGGTACGTGGCGGCCAAGGTCCTTCAGCAGAGCGACGCGCACACGCTGCTGCGCTTCGTCCGTGAGCAGGCGCTGCGGATCGAGCATCCGCACGTCCTCGCCCCGGCCAGCTGGGCCGCCGACGACGACAAGGTCCTGTTCACCATGGATCTGGTCAGCGGCGGTTCGCTGGCCCACGTCATCGGCGACTACGGCCCGCTGCCGCCGCGCTTCGTCTGCCTCCTGCTCGATCAGCTGCTCTCCGGGCTGTCCACGGTGCACGCCGAGGGGGTCGTGCACCGTGACATCAAACCGGCCAACATCTTGATGGAGGCCACCGGCACGGGCCGGCCGCATCTGCGGCTCTCCGACTTCGGCATCTCGATGCGCAAGGGCGAGCCGCGGCTGACGGAGACCAACTACGTGGTGGGAACACCCGGTTATTTCGCACCGGAGCAGATGATGGGAGCGGAGCCCGACTTCCCGGCGGACCTTTTCGCCGTCGGACTCGTGGCGCTCTATCTGCTCCAGGGGAAGAAGCCCGACTCCAAGGCGCTGATCGAGTACTTCGCCGCGCACGGCACCCCCGGCGCACCCCAGGGGGTGCCGGAACCCTTGTGGCAGGTCCTCGCCGGCCTGCTGCAGCCTGATCCGCACGCCCGTTTCCGTACGGCCACAGGTGCGCGCAAGGCGCTGACGGCAGCGGTCGAGATGCTGCCGGATGCCGGTCCGGACGACGATCCGGTGGAGGTGTTCGACCAGATCGGCCCTCTGCCCGCAGGATTCGGCCCGGACGGTCCCGAGCGCCCCGGTCACTCCGGCGCCCCCGGAACACCGGCCGAAGGGCCGCAGAAGCCCGCACAGGCCGTCGGCAGCACCGCGCCCGCGCCTCAGCCGTCTCATGAGCCGTACGCGCCGCAGAACCTCGGTCAACGGCCGTACGCGTCACCGCAGGACGCACCGGCACGACAGCCCTACACGCCACCGCAGAACGCGTCGGGACAACAGCCGTACACCCCGCCGCAGAACGCGTCGGGACAGCCCCCGTACGTACCGCCCCCGTCGATGTCGGAGACGGGCAGCTTCCACCTCGCGCCGCCCCCGCAGAACCCGCCCCTACCGCACCAGGCACAGCCCCGGACGCCGTCCACCCCGCTTCCGGCTCCTATGGCGTCCCCCTACGCCGCCGACGCCGCTTCGGGCCCCGCCGGGGCCGCCACGGCCGCTGTACCGTACGGGACCCCGCCCACCCGTGCCTACACCGCACAGCACCCTTCCACTCCCGGGAACGCCGCGGTACCCGCGCCTCGGCCGTCCTCCGCCAGACGGCCGGGACCGCCCCCGAAGGTGGCGGTCCCGGTGCTGGTAGTGGCACTGATCTGCTTCGCCGTGGGGATCTGGGCACTCACCCAGATCCCCGCCGCCTGA
- a CDS encoding vWA domain-containing protein, whose amino-acid sequence MSARTRAWARRRRAAAILAGGALFALVAGILPAVAQVPGAARDVPGGGSLVMVLDSSGSMADDDGTGRTRMESARTAVGRVVDALPEGHPVGLRVYGADRPQGCTDTRLVRPVSTLDRAAMKKAVAGVRPRGDTPVGLSLQKAADDLPAPPDGSIGTRTVLLISDGEDNCGTPQPCEVAERLGREGAGLRIDTVGFQVQGAAREQLECIAEAGNGRYYDAPDADALARQLQRSAQLSAVGYRLEGRRIEGAATAAKAPSMAPGQYLDTIGAGEKRYYAVGLDAVSTADFAATAVPQPGAAVDSLDGLSTALAYGDGDSTCETDTQRFLQQEGATPLTSAVARIRSEDGHRSCDGPGRYWLVVERQSKTGSDRARWPLELVFGVEAPLGDGVTPAQSRPEYGKGGEQAALPTGDPRDVRGGTGFNDATELGSGVWRDRILPSQTLWYKVPAGWGQQVRYDVEFANEPTVGSGSATVSYGGTQLFTPARFPVGSGSGFRSTVMYSGKPAALRMGSVPVAWTNRYETRTAVRPVHAGGDFYVAVTLGADTAEIAENPRIGVVLRLAVLGDELAGPQHGAPALTEKPGGARTGNGGNTPGAADSSGTGGAGWTGIAAAAGAVAVIALAAGFLLARSRRRAGTQKTRGSA is encoded by the coding sequence GTGAGTGCACGGACGAGGGCATGGGCACGCCGCCGTAGGGCGGCGGCGATCCTGGCCGGCGGAGCGTTGTTCGCCCTGGTGGCGGGGATCCTGCCCGCCGTGGCCCAGGTCCCGGGGGCTGCGCGGGACGTCCCGGGCGGTGGCAGCCTCGTCATGGTGCTCGACTCCTCGGGGTCCATGGCGGATGACGACGGCACGGGCCGGACCCGGATGGAGAGCGCGCGGACGGCCGTGGGGAGGGTGGTCGACGCACTGCCCGAGGGCCATCCGGTCGGCCTGCGGGTGTACGGGGCCGACCGGCCCCAGGGCTGTACGGACACCCGGCTCGTACGCCCGGTGAGCACGCTCGACCGGGCGGCGATGAAGAAGGCGGTGGCGGGGGTGCGGCCCCGGGGGGACACCCCGGTCGGTCTGTCCCTCCAGAAGGCCGCGGACGACCTCCCCGCTCCCCCGGACGGATCCATCGGGACCAGAACGGTCCTTCTGATCTCGGACGGCGAGGACAACTGCGGTACGCCGCAGCCCTGCGAGGTCGCCGAGCGGCTCGGCAGGGAGGGCGCGGGGCTCCGGATCGACACGGTGGGCTTCCAGGTCCAGGGTGCGGCCCGGGAGCAGCTGGAGTGCATCGCGGAGGCGGGGAACGGGCGTTACTACGACGCACCGGACGCGGACGCGCTTGCCAGACAGTTGCAGAGGTCGGCGCAACTCTCCGCCGTCGGCTACCGGTTGGAGGGACGGCGGATCGAGGGAGCGGCCACGGCGGCCAAGGCTCCCTCCATGGCTCCCGGCCAGTATCTGGACACCATCGGAGCAGGTGAGAAGCGGTACTACGCCGTGGGCCTCGACGCGGTCTCCACGGCGGACTTCGCGGCCACCGCGGTGCCGCAGCCCGGCGCGGCCGTCGACAGCCTCGACGGTCTGAGCACAGCTCTGGCGTACGGCGACGGCGACTCCACCTGTGAAACGGACACCCAGCGTTTCCTCCAGCAGGAGGGCGCGACTCCACTGACCTCCGCGGTTGCCCGGATCCGGTCCGAGGACGGCCACCGCAGCTGCGACGGGCCGGGCCGCTACTGGCTGGTGGTGGAGCGGCAGAGCAAGACGGGTTCCGACAGAGCCCGTTGGCCCCTGGAGCTGGTGTTCGGAGTGGAGGCTCCACTGGGCGACGGGGTCACCCCCGCGCAGTCCCGTCCGGAATACGGGAAAGGCGGCGAGCAGGCCGCGCTGCCGACAGGGGACCCGCGTGACGTGCGCGGCGGCACAGGCTTCAACGACGCCACGGAGCTCGGCAGCGGCGTGTGGAGGGACCGGATCCTGCCGTCGCAGACCCTCTGGTACAAGGTTCCGGCCGGCTGGGGCCAGCAGGTGCGCTACGACGTCGAGTTCGCCAACGAGCCCACGGTGGGGAGCGGCTCCGCCACCGTCTCGTACGGCGGAACACAACTGTTCACTCCGGCGCGTTTCCCCGTCGGCAGCGGATCCGGATTCCGCTCGACGGTGATGTACAGCGGGAAGCCCGCAGCTCTGCGGATGGGATCCGTCCCGGTCGCGTGGACCAACCGCTACGAGACCCGTACCGCGGTCCGGCCGGTGCACGCCGGGGGCGACTTCTACGTCGCGGTGACGCTCGGGGCGGACACGGCGGAGATCGCCGAGAATCCGCGCATCGGTGTCGTGCTCCGGCTGGCGGTGCTCGGCGACGAGCTGGCCGGCCCGCAGCACGGAGCTCCCGCGCTGACGGAGAAGCCCGGCGGTGCCAGGACGGGCAATGGCGGCAATACGCCGGGGGCCGCAGACAGCAGTGGTACGGGCGGGGCAGGATGGACCGGCATCGCGGCCGCTGCCGGAGCGGTCGCCGTGATCGCTCTCGCCGCCGGGTTCCTGCTCGCACGCAGCCGGCGCAGGGCAGGCACGCAGAAGACGAGGGGAAGCGCGTGA
- a CDS encoding DLW-39 family protein — MKKLLLVALAAIGGLLVYRQIQADRAEQDLWTEATDSVPAGSGV, encoded by the coding sequence GTGAAGAAGCTTCTCCTGGTCGCACTGGCCGCCATCGGCGGGCTCCTCGTGTACCGCCAGATCCAGGCGGATCGCGCCGAGCAGGATCTGTGGACGGAGGCGACCGACTCCGTGCCCGCAGGTTCAGGTGTGTGA